From the genome of Tachysurus fulvidraco isolate hzauxx_2018 chromosome 20, HZAU_PFXX_2.0, whole genome shotgun sequence, one region includes:
- the fut10 gene encoding alpha-(1,3)-fucosyltransferase 10 isoform X1 codes for MTRLSAKKLLACCVCASGCVFIFITLQVVMMLGQFEQAVHKLPLKDREEITQIQAFPARAATTDDGVPPGSEGHYPIIVWWSPLTGELGRLGECGHNRCFFTVNKSYHSHPSTQAFLFYGTDFSIESLPLPRKQQHHWALFHEESPKNNYKLFHKPLITLFNHTATFSHHSHLPLTTQHLESLHALTSHTFLLPLARKNQLRHTLAPVVYVQSDCDPPSDRDVYVQELRKHIPVDSYGQCLHNKDLPFHLRDSSAMDEESFYQILAQYKFILAFENAICDDYITEKLWRPLKLGVVPVYYGAPNVNMWLPSNRSAIVVDPKQPPEKLAQYLNSLDKNDQEYLTYLDWKLKQEVTNQRLFKEVMERQWGVQDITRDNFIDVFECMVCNRVWENKNRQNKGLVPRVWQAEEHHLTCPPPKLFDFAVDYSNSSSLRHIWRASYEQSVREAQALRQLTLRNRNFTAAQFWREVFQNWILLHKSALNANPVTDELRKRDAGLPV; via the exons ATGACGCGACTCAGTGCCAAGAAACTTTTGGcgtgttgtgtttgtgcttcaggttgtgtttttatcttcatcacactgcag GTGGTGATGATGCTGGGCCAGTTTGAGCAGGCGGTGCACAAACTCCCCCTAAAGGACAGAGAGGAGATAACACAGATCCAAGCTTTCCCTGCCAGAGCTGCAACCACTGATGATGGAGTACCTCCAGGTTCTGAGGGCCATTACCCCATTATTGTATGGTGGTCTCCACTAACCGGAGAGCTGGGCCGGCTCGGGGAGTGTGGACATAACAGatgtttttttacagttaaCAAGTCCTACCATTCCCATCCTTCTACACAGGCTTTCCTATTTTATG GTACAGACTTCAGCATAGAAAGTCTCCCTTTACCAAGGAAGCAACAGCACCACTGGGCTCTTTTCCATGAGGAGTCGCCTAAGAACAACTACAAGCTCTTCCACAAGCCTCTCATCACCCTGTTCAACCACACAGCCACCTTTAGCCACCACTCCCACCTCCctctcactacacaacacctgGAGAGCCTCCATGCGCTCACCTCCCACACGTTCCTGCTCCCTCTGGCCAGGAAGAACCAGCTGAGGCACACTCTGGCTCCTGTGGTGTACGTCCAGTCAGACTGCGACCCACCATCAGATCGCGATGTCTACGTGCAGGAGCTCAGGAAGCACATCCCAGTCGACTCCTACGGCCAGTGTCTGCACAACAAGGATCTTCCCTTCCACTTGCGAGACTCCTCTGCCATGGATGAAGAGAGCTTCTATCAGATCCTAGCACAGTACAAATTTATCCTAGCGTTTGAAAATGCCATCTGCGATGACTACATCACGGAGAAACTGTGGCGGCCGCTCAAGCTCGGCGTGGTTCCTGTGTACTACGGAGCCCCTAATGTTAACATGTGGCTTCCGAGTAACAGAAGTGCAATAGTGGTGGACCCAAAACAGCCTCCAGAGAAACTGGCCCAGTATCTAAACAGTCTGGACAAAAACGACCAGGAGTATTTAACATACCTGGACTGGAAGCTGAAACAGGAGGTCACAAATCAGAGACTTTTTAAAGAAGTGATGGAGCGTCAGTGGGGTGTGCAGGACATCACTCGGGATAACTTTATTGATGTCTTTGAGTGCATGGTGTGTAACAGGGTGTGGGAGAACAAGAACAGACAAAACAAG GGTTTGGTCCCCAGAGTGTGGCAGGCTGAAGAACATCATCTCACATGTCCACCTCCAAAGCTGTTTGATTTCGCTGTGGATTATTCTAACAGCTCTTCTCTGCGCCACATCTGGAGAGCCAGTTATGAGCAGTCAGTGAGAGAAGCCCAAGCACTTAGACAGCTAACACTGAGGAACAGGAACTTCACAGCTGCACAGTTCTGGAGGGAGGTGTTTCAGAACTGG aTTCTCTTGCACAAATCTGCTCTCAATGCAAACCCAGTCACTGATGAGCTGAGAAAACGGGACGCCGGGCTTCCAGTATAA
- the fut10 gene encoding alpha-(1,3)-fucosyltransferase 10 isoform X3 gives MTRLSAKKLLACCVCASGCVFIFITLQVVMMLGQFEQAVHKLPLKDREEITQIQAFPARAATTDDGVPPGSEGHYPIIVWWSPLTGELGRLGECGHNRCFFTVNKSYHSHPSTQAFLFYGTDFSIESLPLPRKQQHHWALFHEESPKNNYKLFHKPLITLFNHTATFSHHSHLPLTTQHLESLHALTSHTFLLPLARKNQLRHTLAPVVYVQSDCDPPSDRDVYVQELRKHIPVDSYGQCLHNKDLPFHLRDSSAMDEESFYQILAQYKFILAFENAICDDYITEKLWRPLKLGVVPVYYGAPNVNMWLPSNRSAIVVDPKQPPEKLAQYLNSLDKNDQEYLTYLDWKLKQEVTNQRLFKEVMERQWGVQDITRDNFIDVFECMVCNRVWENKNRQNKGLVPRVWQAEEHHLTCPPPKLFDFAVDYSNSSSLRHIWRASYEQSVREAQALRQLTLRNRNFTAAQFWREVFQNWKASTWN, from the exons ATGACGCGACTCAGTGCCAAGAAACTTTTGGcgtgttgtgtttgtgcttcaggttgtgtttttatcttcatcacactgcag GTGGTGATGATGCTGGGCCAGTTTGAGCAGGCGGTGCACAAACTCCCCCTAAAGGACAGAGAGGAGATAACACAGATCCAAGCTTTCCCTGCCAGAGCTGCAACCACTGATGATGGAGTACCTCCAGGTTCTGAGGGCCATTACCCCATTATTGTATGGTGGTCTCCACTAACCGGAGAGCTGGGCCGGCTCGGGGAGTGTGGACATAACAGatgtttttttacagttaaCAAGTCCTACCATTCCCATCCTTCTACACAGGCTTTCCTATTTTATG GTACAGACTTCAGCATAGAAAGTCTCCCTTTACCAAGGAAGCAACAGCACCACTGGGCTCTTTTCCATGAGGAGTCGCCTAAGAACAACTACAAGCTCTTCCACAAGCCTCTCATCACCCTGTTCAACCACACAGCCACCTTTAGCCACCACTCCCACCTCCctctcactacacaacacctgGAGAGCCTCCATGCGCTCACCTCCCACACGTTCCTGCTCCCTCTGGCCAGGAAGAACCAGCTGAGGCACACTCTGGCTCCTGTGGTGTACGTCCAGTCAGACTGCGACCCACCATCAGATCGCGATGTCTACGTGCAGGAGCTCAGGAAGCACATCCCAGTCGACTCCTACGGCCAGTGTCTGCACAACAAGGATCTTCCCTTCCACTTGCGAGACTCCTCTGCCATGGATGAAGAGAGCTTCTATCAGATCCTAGCACAGTACAAATTTATCCTAGCGTTTGAAAATGCCATCTGCGATGACTACATCACGGAGAAACTGTGGCGGCCGCTCAAGCTCGGCGTGGTTCCTGTGTACTACGGAGCCCCTAATGTTAACATGTGGCTTCCGAGTAACAGAAGTGCAATAGTGGTGGACCCAAAACAGCCTCCAGAGAAACTGGCCCAGTATCTAAACAGTCTGGACAAAAACGACCAGGAGTATTTAACATACCTGGACTGGAAGCTGAAACAGGAGGTCACAAATCAGAGACTTTTTAAAGAAGTGATGGAGCGTCAGTGGGGTGTGCAGGACATCACTCGGGATAACTTTATTGATGTCTTTGAGTGCATGGTGTGTAACAGGGTGTGGGAGAACAAGAACAGACAAAACAAG GGTTTGGTCCCCAGAGTGTGGCAGGCTGAAGAACATCATCTCACATGTCCACCTCCAAAGCTGTTTGATTTCGCTGTGGATTATTCTAACAGCTCTTCTCTGCGCCACATCTGGAGAGCCAGTTATGAGCAGTCAGTGAGAGAAGCCCAAGCACTTAGACAGCTAACACTGAGGAACAGGAACTTCACAGCTGCACAGTTCTGGAGGGAGGTGTTTCAGAACTGG AAAGCTTCAACCTGGAACTGA
- the fut10 gene encoding alpha-(1,3)-fucosyltransferase 10 isoform X2 — protein MTRLSAKKLLACCVCASGCVFIFITLQVVMMLGQFEQAVHKLPLKDREEITQIQAFPARAATTDDGVPPGSEGHYPIIVWWSPLTGELGRLGECGHNRCFFTVNKSYHSHPSTQAFLFYDFSIESLPLPRKQQHHWALFHEESPKNNYKLFHKPLITLFNHTATFSHHSHLPLTTQHLESLHALTSHTFLLPLARKNQLRHTLAPVVYVQSDCDPPSDRDVYVQELRKHIPVDSYGQCLHNKDLPFHLRDSSAMDEESFYQILAQYKFILAFENAICDDYITEKLWRPLKLGVVPVYYGAPNVNMWLPSNRSAIVVDPKQPPEKLAQYLNSLDKNDQEYLTYLDWKLKQEVTNQRLFKEVMERQWGVQDITRDNFIDVFECMVCNRVWENKNRQNKGLVPRVWQAEEHHLTCPPPKLFDFAVDYSNSSSLRHIWRASYEQSVREAQALRQLTLRNRNFTAAQFWREVFQNWILLHKSALNANPVTDELRKRDAGLPV, from the exons ATGACGCGACTCAGTGCCAAGAAACTTTTGGcgtgttgtgtttgtgcttcaggttgtgtttttatcttcatcacactgcag GTGGTGATGATGCTGGGCCAGTTTGAGCAGGCGGTGCACAAACTCCCCCTAAAGGACAGAGAGGAGATAACACAGATCCAAGCTTTCCCTGCCAGAGCTGCAACCACTGATGATGGAGTACCTCCAGGTTCTGAGGGCCATTACCCCATTATTGTATGGTGGTCTCCACTAACCGGAGAGCTGGGCCGGCTCGGGGAGTGTGGACATAACAGatgtttttttacagttaaCAAGTCCTACCATTCCCATCCTTCTACACAGGCTTTCCTATTTTATG ACTTCAGCATAGAAAGTCTCCCTTTACCAAGGAAGCAACAGCACCACTGGGCTCTTTTCCATGAGGAGTCGCCTAAGAACAACTACAAGCTCTTCCACAAGCCTCTCATCACCCTGTTCAACCACACAGCCACCTTTAGCCACCACTCCCACCTCCctctcactacacaacacctgGAGAGCCTCCATGCGCTCACCTCCCACACGTTCCTGCTCCCTCTGGCCAGGAAGAACCAGCTGAGGCACACTCTGGCTCCTGTGGTGTACGTCCAGTCAGACTGCGACCCACCATCAGATCGCGATGTCTACGTGCAGGAGCTCAGGAAGCACATCCCAGTCGACTCCTACGGCCAGTGTCTGCACAACAAGGATCTTCCCTTCCACTTGCGAGACTCCTCTGCCATGGATGAAGAGAGCTTCTATCAGATCCTAGCACAGTACAAATTTATCCTAGCGTTTGAAAATGCCATCTGCGATGACTACATCACGGAGAAACTGTGGCGGCCGCTCAAGCTCGGCGTGGTTCCTGTGTACTACGGAGCCCCTAATGTTAACATGTGGCTTCCGAGTAACAGAAGTGCAATAGTGGTGGACCCAAAACAGCCTCCAGAGAAACTGGCCCAGTATCTAAACAGTCTGGACAAAAACGACCAGGAGTATTTAACATACCTGGACTGGAAGCTGAAACAGGAGGTCACAAATCAGAGACTTTTTAAAGAAGTGATGGAGCGTCAGTGGGGTGTGCAGGACATCACTCGGGATAACTTTATTGATGTCTTTGAGTGCATGGTGTGTAACAGGGTGTGGGAGAACAAGAACAGACAAAACAAG GGTTTGGTCCCCAGAGTGTGGCAGGCTGAAGAACATCATCTCACATGTCCACCTCCAAAGCTGTTTGATTTCGCTGTGGATTATTCTAACAGCTCTTCTCTGCGCCACATCTGGAGAGCCAGTTATGAGCAGTCAGTGAGAGAAGCCCAAGCACTTAGACAGCTAACACTGAGGAACAGGAACTTCACAGCTGCACAGTTCTGGAGGGAGGTGTTTCAGAACTGG aTTCTCTTGCACAAATCTGCTCTCAATGCAAACCCAGTCACTGATGAGCTGAGAAAACGGGACGCCGGGCTTCCAGTATAA